Genomic window (Polyangia bacterium):
GCGTGTCCCAGATTTTCTTGCTGACCAGCACCACCCAGACGCTGTACGACTGTCGCGAAAGGGTCAGGTACTTCTGCACCTCGTTGAACTTTGACGTCTCCACGGTCGGGATGGGGTTCTCCTGGCCGTCGACGGTCTTGGTCTCCATTGCCGTGAACAGCTCGGTGAAGGCCATCGGCACGGCGTTGGCGCCCAGGCTCTTGTAGCTGTCGATGAACAGCGGGTTCTGCATCACGCGCAGCTTCAGGCCCTCATAGTCTTCGACCTTGGTGATGGGGCGTTTGCTGTTGGTGACCTGGCGATAGCCGTTCTCCCAGAAAGCCAGGCCGACCAGGCCCTTTTCCGGCAGCTTGGCCAGCAGTCGATCTCCGATCGGGCCATCGAGCAACGCGTCCGCTTCCTTTTCGTTGTTGAAGAGGAAAGGGAAATTCAAGGCGCCGAACTCGCGGAACTGGCCGACCATGATCGCGGTATCCGGAATCGCCATCTCCTGCGTCCCACCCTCGAGCGCGGAGACCATGGTGAGATCGTTGCCCAGCGCGCCGCCGGCGTAGAGCTTGATCTTGATCTTGCCGCCGCTCTTGGCGGCGACGATGTCAGCGAACTTCTTGACGGCCTGGCCCTGAGGGTGGTCCTCGGTCAGGCCGATGCCAACCTTGATCTTCCGGTCCTTGACCTGCGCCTGGACGTTGGCTGAAACGACAAACGCAGCGACTGCCGCCAGCGCGACAGCGACGAACTTTACTTGCCTCATTGCGGTCTCCTTCTGGTTGTGGGGGTTTCGTTCAACCTTTGACGTCGGCCCGATGATCGTTCGATCAATTCGATTCGATCATTTGACCGGGGCAGGAATCCCCCGCTTTTGGTAATTCGCCGGTGGGTCAATGAACACGTGTGGTTCCCGCCAAACGTATGGTTGCCCACTCTTCCTGCTGGTGGATGCCTATCACGTCCGACGGCAATGCTGCAACCCACAGGCGAAACTTCGTGCCGCGTCATTCGGCGCTCAAAGTCGTTGCCCCGTGGCGTCGCCGATAACGAATCGATGACCACAGCGACAGGGCGATCGAGCCGGCGCCCACCAGGCCGGTGACCGCCTCCGGAACATCGATTATGGTCGAGACGAGCATCAGCAGCGCCAGCGCGCCGACGGCGTAGAAAGCGCCGTGCTCGAGGTAGCGATAGGCGTCCAGCGTCCCCTCGTCGACCAGCATGATGGTCAGGCTCCGAACGAACATCGCCCCGATGCCAAGGCCGATGGCGATCATGAAGAGGTTG
Coding sequences:
- a CDS encoding TRAP transporter substrate-binding protein — encoded protein: MRQVKFVAVALAAVAAFVVSANVQAQVKDRKIKVGIGLTEDHPQGQAVKKFADIVAAKSGGKIKIKLYAGGALGNDLTMVSALEGGTQEMAIPDTAIMVGQFREFGALNFPFLFNNEKEADALLDGPIGDRLLAKLPEKGLVGLAFWENGYRQVTNSKRPITKVEDYEGLKLRVMQNPLFIDSYKSLGANAVPMAFTELFTAMETKTVDGQENPIPTVETSKFNEVQKYLTLSRQSYSVWVVLVSKKIWDTLSPEEQKILKDAAVESRDYERKIIRAASAKALSDLKSAGMKVNQLPASEEARLREKAQPVIAKYSKEFGEPLVKDMYAELQKIRKGQ